Below is a window of Paraburkholderia kururiensis DNA.
TTCTGAGTGTAGTGACGGGTCCGCTCATGTGGACACATGGTTTTCCCTGTCGGGTGCATCTACCGCGAGCGCCGCTTCGTGCACACGGCGCGGACAACAAAAAAGGCGCGTCCGTTTGTCCGCGCCTTTGTTCGAAAGAGTTGTCTGTGGGTGCCTCGTGGCGTCAGTCGCTGGCGAGCTTCCACTTGCCGCCGACGATCTGCACCATCACGCGCGCCCGCTGGTCGAGGCCCGCATGGTCCGTCGCACTCATGTTGAAGATGCCGTGCGACGCGGGAAGATCCTTCGTGCTTTCGAGCGCCGTGCGCAGCGCCTCGCGAAAGGCCTTCGTGCCCGGCTGGCCCTGCTTGAGCGCGATGGGCACCGCGCGTTGCAGCAGCAGCCCCGCGTCCCACGCATGGCCGCCGAAGGTCGAGATCGAGCCGGCACCCCAGGCGCTTTCATAGGCCGCCTTGTACGTCAGCGCCACCTTCTTCGCCGGGTTCGATGCAGGCAGCTGATCGGCGACGAGCAGCGGGCCCGCGGGCAGATACGTGCCTTCGCAGTCCTTGCCGCACACACGCAGGAAGTCGTTGTTGGCCACGCCGTGCGTCTGGTAGTAGCGGCCCTTGTAGCCGCGCTCCTTGAGCGTCTTCTGAGGCAACGCGGCCGGCGTGCCGGCGCCTGCGATCAGCACGGCGTCGGGGTTCTGCGACATCATGCGCAGCACCTGGCCCGTCACCGACGTGTCGTTGCGCGCGAACCGCTCGTTCGCCACGATGCGAATCTTCTTGAGTTCGGCGATCTTGCCGAACTCCTTGTACCAGCTCTCGCCATATGCGTCCGAGAAGCCGATGAACGCCACCGTCTTCACGCCATGGTCAGCCATGTGCTGGGCAATGGCGGTGGCCATCAGGATGTCGTTCTGAGGCGTCTTGAACACCCATGCGCGCTTCGCGTCCATGGGCTCCACGATGGAAGCGGCCGCGGCCATCGAGATCATCGGCGTGGACGTTTCGGCGGCCACGTCGATCATCGCCAGCGAGTTCGGCACGACGGTGGAACCGATCAACGCGTCCACGTGATCTTCGCTCGTGAGCTTGCGTGCGTTGCGCACGGCCTGCGTGGGATCCGTGGCATCGTCCAGCACGATGTAGTCGATCTTCTGGCCGGCAATTTCCTTCGGCAGCAGCGCGACCGTGTTTTTTTCCGGAATGCCGAGCGACGCCGCCGGCCCCGTGGCCGACACCGTCACGCCGATCTTCACATCCGCCCACGCCGTTCCCGCCAGCATGGCCCCCGCTCCTGCCACTGCGCACGCTGCGCTGATCCAACGCACTGCCGCCAACATGTACGCTCCTCGCGTTTACCCGCTTATTCGATTGAAAATGGCTCGCAAACCGCCTGAAGGCGATGGCCTGAATAGCGCCGCCTCCCCGCGGAAAATACCGCGCCGACCTTTTTTTTAACGGCACGTAAATGCCGACCAGGCGGTCGGCGAATGGCGAGTGTAGCGGACGCAAGCCATATGCGGCAAGCATTTGCAGGAGTCGGACAGACGAGAAAAAACCCGCAGTCTGCGCGACAAAAACGGCTTACGAGATTCGGGCGGGAAGAGAAAAACGGGCAGCCGTTTCAGGCCCTGAAGGGAAATAACGGAAAAACCAGCGAACGAAGCACGCGAATGGAAAGACCAATATAAAAAGCGCTGTTGGATTCCCATCCAACAGCGCTTTCCGTTTGGGCACTGAGTGCCTCATGTCTCCTCGTTCTCCACCTGCAAATTCGGTGCATCAGAACTGGGTGCAAGATTAAAGATGCACCGCCCTGCGGACAACTAGCATTTACCCTAGTGGTGCACTGCGGCAC
It encodes the following:
- a CDS encoding ABC transporter substrate-binding protein, with amino-acid sequence MLAAVRWISAACAVAGAGAMLAGTAWADVKIGVTVSATGPAASLGIPEKNTVALLPKEIAGQKIDYIVLDDATDPTQAVRNARKLTSEDHVDALIGSTVVPNSLAMIDVAAETSTPMISMAAAASIVEPMDAKRAWVFKTPQNDILMATAIAQHMADHGVKTVAFIGFSDAYGESWYKEFGKIAELKKIRIVANERFARNDTSVTGQVLRMMSQNPDAVLIAGAGTPAALPQKTLKERGYKGRYYQTHGVANNDFLRVCGKDCEGTYLPAGPLLVADQLPASNPAKKVALTYKAAYESAWGAGSISTFGGHAWDAGLLLQRAVPIALKQGQPGTKAFREALRTALESTKDLPASHGIFNMSATDHAGLDQRARVMVQIVGGKWKLASD